The following are encoded together in the Onychostoma macrolepis isolate SWU-2019 chromosome 03, ASM1243209v1, whole genome shotgun sequence genome:
- the LOC131537570 gene encoding gastrula zinc finger protein XlCGF7.1-like isoform X2, producing the protein MRDPEPCRIKHTEDTEQQTEIKSEELSEVEEKHHDKPGEKPLSHSKTKNTFLKKRAKKSFTCTQCGKSFPFKQSLEFHMRVHTGEKPFTCDQCGKSFTQKVHLKNHMWIHTGEKPFTCDQCGKSFTQSTHLKGHMRIHTGEKPFMCDQCEKSFTYKQNLNIHMRIHTGEKPHACDQCGKTFLSASNLKIHLTVHMKEKPHSCSVCAKSFSRLQSLKVHQKIHSDVREYVCFECGKTFTSAYSLKQHQRIHTGEKPHKCSHCDKTFSVSSNLKRHERIHSREKPQTYDQCGKTFSSKSHLKIHMTRSPQSEITE; encoded by the exons atgagagatccagagccctgcagaatcaaacacactgaagatactgaacaacaaacag AGATCAAGAGTGAAGAACTGAGTGAAGTGGAGGAGAAACATCATGACAaacctggagaaaaacctttgaGTCACTCAAagactaaaaatacatttttaaagaaaagagccaagaaatctttcacctgcactcagtgtggaaagagtttcccATTCAAGCAAAGTCTTGAatttcacatgagagttcacaccggagagaaaccgttcacgtgtgatcagtgcgggaagagctTCACACAAAAAGTACACCTTAAAAATCACATGTGgatccacaccggagagaagccattcacatgtgatcagtgcgggaagagctTCACGCAATCAACACACCTTAAAGGGCACATGagaatccacactggagagaaaccattcatgtgtgatcagtgtgaaaaaagtttcacatacaaacaaaatctaaatattcacatgaggatccacaccggagagaagccgcACGCATGTGATCAATGCGGCAAAACATTTCTTAGTGCATCAAACCTGAAGATACACCTGACAGTTCATATGAAGGAGAAGCCGCATTCATGTTCTGTGTGTGCAAAGAGTTTTTCACGGCTGCAAAGTTTAAAAgtacatcagaaaatacataGTGATGTGAGAGAGTACGTGTGCTTTGAGTGTGGGAAAACCTTTACTTCAGCATACAGTTTAAAACAACaccagaggatccacactggagagaaacctcataagtgttcacactgtgacaagacaTTCAGTGTGTCATCAAATCTGAAAagacatgagaggattcacagcAGAGAGAAGCCACAAACATATGATCAGTGCGGAAAGACTTTCTCTTCTAAAAGTCACCTGAAGATACACATGACCAGATCACCACAGTCTGAGATCACA gaATGA
- the LOC131537549 gene encoding gastrula zinc finger protein XlCGF57.1-like isoform X1: MVFVKEESEENMIKPEPCRIKHEEPEPLRIKHEEPEPLRIKQEEPEPCRIKQEEPEPCRIKHEEPEPLRIKHEEPEPLRIKHEEPEPCRIKHEEPEPLRIKQEEPEPLRIKHEEPETCTIKHEEQGGLMKMKEERPDLNEVEEKYQDQKDNGEKSVSCSIKKTEVERPFSCSQCGNTFTRKASLEKHMLIHAGIKSFSCSECGKSFTYKVCLEKHMRIHTGIKPYNCSQCGKSFTSKGYLKTHMLIHTGKKPFTCAQCGNSFICKGILRDHMLIHAGIKPYSCSQCGKSFTHRASFKNHMLIHAGIKSFICSQCGKSFTQKGHLQKHLVTHTSEKPFSCSRCGKSFTQTGHLQTHLVTHTSEKPFGCSQCGNTFTRKASLEKHMLIHAGIKSFSCSECGKSFTYKVCLEKHMRIHTGIKPYSCSQCGKSFTSKGYLKTHMFIHTGKKPFTCAQCGKSFICKGILRDHMLIHAGIKPYSCSQCGKCFTSKGYLKTHMLIHTGIKSYSCSQCGRSFTHKSSLKRHMLIHTGGKTCTQKGQLKIHLVTHSS; this comes from the exons ATGGTGtttgttaaagaggagagtgaggaGAACATGATTAAACCAGAaccttgcagaataaaacacgaggaaccagaacctttgagaataaaacacgaggaaccagaacctttgagaataaaacaagaggaaccagaaccctgcagaataaaacaggaggaaccagaaccctgcagaataaaacacgaggaaccagaacctttgagaataaaacacgaggaaccagaacctttgagaataaaacacgaggaaccagaaccctgcagaataaaacacgaggaaccagaacctTTGAGAATAAAACAAGAGGAACCAGAACCtttgagaataaaacacgaggaaccagaaacctgcaCAATAAAACATGAGGAACAaggag GCTTGATGAAAATGAAAGAAGAAAGACCAGATCTGAATGAGGTGGAGGAGAAATATCAGGATCAGAAAGACAATGGAGAAAAATCAGTGAGTTGcagcattaaaaaaacagaAGTCGAAAggcctttcagctgctctcagtgcGGAAACACTTTCACACGTAAAGCAAGCCTTGAGAAgcacatgttaattcatgctggaATAAAGTCTTTCAGCTGCTctgagtgtggaaagagttttacataTAAAGTATGCCTTGAGAAGCACATGAGAATTCATACTGGAATAAAGCCTTACaactgctctcagtgtggaaagagtttcacaagTAAAGGATACCTTAAGACtcacatgttaattcatacTGGGAAAAAACCTttcacctgtgctcagtgtggaaaTAGTTTTATATGTAAAGGAATCCTGAGGGatcacatgttaattcatgctggaATAAAGCCTTacagctgctctcagtgtggaaagagttttacacacaGAGCCAGCTTTAAGAatcacatgttaattcatgctggaataaagtctttcatctgctctcagtgtggaaagagttttacacagAAAGGACACCTTCAAAAACATTTGGTAACTCACACTTCAGAaaagcctttcagctgctctcggtgtggaaagagttttacacaaACAGGACATCTTCAAACTCATTTGGTAACTCACACTTCAGAAAAGCCTTTcggctgctctcagtgtggaaacacTTTCACGCGTAAAGCAAGCCTTGAGAAgcacatgttaattcatgctggaATAAAGTCTTTCAGCTGCTctgagtgtggaaagagttttacataTAAAGTATGCCTTGAGAAGCACATGAGAATTCATACTGGAATAAAGCCTTacagctgctctcagtgtggaaagagtttcacaagTAAAGGATACCTTAAGACTCACATGTTTATTCATACTGGGAAAAAACCTttcacctgtgctcagtgtggaaagagtttcataTGTAAAGGAATCCTGAGGGatcacatgttaattcatgctggaATAAAGCCTTacagctgctctcagtgtggaaagtgttTCACAAGTAAAGGATACCTTAAGACtcacatgttaattcatacTGGGATAAAGTCTTacagctgctctcagtgtggaaggAGTTTTACACATAAATCAAGCCTTAAGAGGCACATGTTAATTCATACTGGTGGAAAGACTTGTACACAGAAAGGACAACTTAAAATTCATTTGGTAACTCACTCTTCATAA
- the LOC131537570 gene encoding gastrula zinc finger protein XlCGF7.1-like isoform X1, translating to MRDPEPCRIKHTEDTEQQTEIKSEELSEVEEKHHDKPGEKPLSHSKTKNTFLKKRAKKSFTCTQCGKSFPFKQSLEFHMRVHTGEKPFTCDQCGKSFTQKVHLKNHMWIHTGEKPFTCDQCGKSFTQSTHLKGHMRIHTGEKPFMCDQCEKSFTYKQNLNIHMRIHTGEKPHACDQCGKTFLSASNLKIHLTVHMKEKPHSCSVCAKSFSRLQSLKVHQKIHSDVREYVCFECGKTFTSAYSLKQHQRIHTGEKPHKCSHCDKTFSVSSNLKRHERIHSREKPQTYDQCGKTFSSKSHLKIHMTRSPQSEITVSSSCLCP from the exons atgagagatccagagccctgcagaatcaaacacactgaagatactgaacaacaaacag AGATCAAGAGTGAAGAACTGAGTGAAGTGGAGGAGAAACATCATGACAaacctggagaaaaacctttgaGTCACTCAAagactaaaaatacatttttaaagaaaagagccaagaaatctttcacctgcactcagtgtggaaagagtttcccATTCAAGCAAAGTCTTGAatttcacatgagagttcacaccggagagaaaccgttcacgtgtgatcagtgcgggaagagctTCACACAAAAAGTACACCTTAAAAATCACATGTGgatccacaccggagagaagccattcacatgtgatcagtgcgggaagagctTCACGCAATCAACACACCTTAAAGGGCACATGagaatccacactggagagaaaccattcatgtgtgatcagtgtgaaaaaagtttcacatacaaacaaaatctaaatattcacatgaggatccacaccggagagaagccgcACGCATGTGATCAATGCGGCAAAACATTTCTTAGTGCATCAAACCTGAAGATACACCTGACAGTTCATATGAAGGAGAAGCCGCATTCATGTTCTGTGTGTGCAAAGAGTTTTTCACGGCTGCAAAGTTTAAAAgtacatcagaaaatacataGTGATGTGAGAGAGTACGTGTGCTTTGAGTGTGGGAAAACCTTTACTTCAGCATACAGTTTAAAACAACaccagaggatccacactggagagaaacctcataagtgttcacactgtgacaagacaTTCAGTGTGTCATCAAATCTGAAAagacatgagaggattcacagcAGAGAGAAGCCACAAACATATGATCAGTGCGGAAAGACTTTCTCTTCTAAAAGTCACCTGAAGATACACATGACCAGATCACCACAGTCTGAGATCACAGTTAGTAGTTCATGTTTATGTCCTTAA
- the LOC131537589 gene encoding gastrula zinc finger protein XlCGF7.1-like, which translates to MEEKKVMEELMEAGKKHQDICPQCGKSFSCEQSLNLHIKFHKEMKPYECDWCDKIFTLKGNFNEHMKIHAEEKPHTCDQCGKKFRLKGNLNTHMRIHTGKKPFTCDQCGRKFRHKGNLNTHMRIHTGKKPFSCDQCDKSFIQKGQLNEHMRIHTGEKPFTCEQCGKSFRKSSAFKVHLLTHSRERLYNCDQCSKSFFRADFLKDHLTVHTQERPYVCSLCGKSFRLMGNLKTHQKRHSGVKDHICSECGKAFFSVYALKKHQTVHTGEKPYQCSHTDKTFTRVSAGS; encoded by the coding sequence ATGGAAGAGAAGAAGGTGATGGAGGAACTGATGGAAGCAGGGAAGAAACATCAAGACAtttgccctcagtgtggaaagagtttctcaTGCGAACAAAGTCTTAATCTTCACATAAAATTTCATAAGGAAATGAAGCCGTACGAATGTGACTGGTGCGATAAGATTTTCACACTTAAAGGAAACTTTAATGAACACATGAAAATCCACGCTGAAGAGAAGccacacacatgtgatcagtgcgggaagaagTTCAGACTTAAAGGAAACCTTAATACACACATGAGAATCCACACTGGAAAGAAACccttcacatgtgatcagtgcgggaggAAGTTCAGACATAAAGGAAACCTTAATACTCACATGAGAATCCACACTGGAAAGAAACCCTTctcatgtgatcagtgtgataAAAGTTTCATACAAAAAGGACAGCTTAATGAACACATGagaatccacactggagagaagccctTCACATGTGaacagtgcgggaagagtttcagaaAGTCAAGTGCTTTCAAAGTACATTTGCTCACTCATTCTAGAGAAAGACTATATAACTGTGACCAGtgcagtaaaagtttttttagGGCAGATTTCCTGAAGGACCACCTGACAGTTCATACACAGGAGAGGCCTTACGTATGttctttgtgtggaaagagttttagaCTGATGggtaatttaaaaacacatcagAAAAGACACAGCGGCGTGAAGGATCATATTTGCTCTGAGTGTGGAAAggcttttttttcagtttatgcACTGAAGAAGCACCAGACAGTTCACACCGGAGAAAAACCTTACCAGTGTTCACACACTGACAAGACATTCACCAGGGTTTCCGCAGggtcttaa